In Sulfitobacter sp. M39, the following proteins share a genomic window:
- the regB gene encoding sensor histidine kinase RegB: protein MTQAANIPVGRGLGKGARANWIRLRTMIVLRWVAIAGQLTAITVAQRIFGLQLELGLCYFAIGVSVIGNLIAILVFPENKRLSEYENLLMVLFDLVQLAFLLFLTGGLHNPFSLLLLGPVTISATALSLRSTIVLCGTAIGLATGLALFHLPLITQDGGVLELPGIFIFGIWIALVIAIVFSTAYSRRVTTEIHSMADALAATQMALAREQKLTDLGGVVAAAAHELGTPLATIKLASGELLNELQDQPDLAEDAALIRDQADRCRDILRDMGRAGKDDLHLRQAPLMTVLEEAAEPHRMRGKTFTFTLGPDAGDAADQPAILRRPEVIHGLRNLMQNAVDFAVTTVWVEANWSDTVISIRIFDDGSGFPPHILGRIGDPFMRRRPSDRSNAQRPEYEGMGLGLFIAKTLLERSGAELRFANGPDSAPKTDTPVGAVVKVTWPREKLDAHHGETPLPTGENTRFT, encoded by the coding sequence GGGTGGCGATTGCGGGGCAACTGACGGCGATCACCGTCGCGCAACGCATCTTTGGCCTGCAGTTGGAACTGGGGCTGTGCTATTTCGCGATTGGCGTGTCGGTGATCGGTAATCTGATCGCCATTCTGGTGTTTCCCGAAAACAAGCGTCTGTCTGAATATGAAAACCTGCTGATGGTGCTGTTCGATCTGGTGCAGCTGGCGTTTCTGCTGTTCCTGACGGGCGGGCTGCATAATCCGTTTTCGCTGCTGTTGCTGGGGCCGGTGACCATCTCTGCCACGGCGCTGAGCCTGCGGTCGACCATCGTGCTTTGTGGCACAGCCATTGGGCTGGCGACGGGGCTGGCGCTGTTTCACCTGCCGTTGATCACACAAGATGGGGGCGTGCTTGAGCTGCCGGGCATCTTTATCTTCGGCATCTGGATCGCGCTGGTGATCGCGATTGTGTTTTCTACCGCCTATTCCCGCCGCGTCACCACCGAGATCCATTCAATGGCCGACGCCTTGGCCGCCACCCAGATGGCGCTGGCGCGGGAACAGAAGCTGACCGACCTTGGCGGCGTGGTTGCCGCTGCCGCGCATGAACTGGGCACGCCCCTTGCCACAATCAAACTCGCCAGCGGAGAGTTGTTGAACGAACTGCAAGACCAGCCCGATCTGGCCGAAGATGCCGCGTTGATCCGTGATCAAGCCGACCGGTGCCGCGATATTCTGCGCGACATGGGGCGGGCGGGCAAAGACGATCTGCATCTGCGCCAAGCCCCCTTGATGACGGTGCTTGAAGAAGCCGCAGAACCGCACCGGATGCGCGGCAAGACGTTTACCTTTACCCTCGGGCCAGATGCCGGGGACGCCGCCGACCAGCCCGCGATCCTGCGCCGACCAGAGGTTATCCACGGCCTGCGCAACCTGATGCAGAACGCGGTGGATTTCGCCGTGACCACGGTCTGGGTAGAGGCGAACTGGTCTGACACCGTAATCTCGATCCGGATATTTGACGATGGTTCCGGCTTTCCGCCGCATATCCTTGGCCGCATCGGTGACCCTTTCATGCGGCGGCGCCCCTCGGACCGCAGCAACGCGCAGCGCCCTGAATACGAAGGCATGGGGCTTGGGCTGTTCATCGCCAAAACCCTGCTGGAACGGTCCGGTGCCGAACTGCGCTTTGCCAACGGGCCGGACAGCGCCCCCAAAACGGACACCCCCGTCGGTGCGGTGGTCAAGGTCACATGGCCCCGCGAAAAGTTGGACGCGCATCACGGCGAAACGCCCCTGCCCACCGGAGAGAACACGCGCTTCACGTGA